One Synechococcus sp. JA-2-3B'a(2-13) genomic window carries:
- a CDS encoding nitrate reductase associated protein: MTLFQFEQDFADSLRCIPMTLRLKLDLCGIKLKLHQWAKFSLEERRKCVDWPSESPQDLEELRNHLRHLVRSICHEEAQEIPIDPQPEWQNPNQIPMAVQQKAQDLGIRLALDFWRNLHDIQRFALLKLSRSHHENKNFLPALREFGLKMARDGDCSYCKLPGSDR; this comes from the coding sequence ATGACTCTGTTTCAGTTTGAGCAAGATTTTGCCGACTCTCTGCGATGCATCCCCATGACCTTGCGCCTAAAGCTGGATTTGTGCGGGATCAAGCTCAAGCTCCATCAATGGGCCAAGTTTTCCTTAGAAGAGCGGCGGAAGTGTGTTGATTGGCCCTCTGAATCTCCACAGGATCTAGAAGAACTCCGCAACCATCTGCGCCATTTGGTTCGCTCCATCTGCCACGAAGAGGCGCAAGAGATTCCCATTGATCCCCAGCCTGAATGGCAAAATCCCAACCAGATCCCAATGGCTGTCCAACAAAAAGCTCAAGACCTGGGGATCCGGCTTGCCCTCGATTTCTGGAGAAACTTGCACGATATCCAGAGATTTGCCTTGCTGAAGTTGAGCCGATCCCATCACGAAAACAAAAATTTCTTGCCCGCTCTGCGAGAGTTTGGCCTGAAGATGGCGAGGGATGGTGATTGCAGTTACTGTAAACTACCCGGCTCCGACCGCTAA